The Aminithiophilus ramosus genome contains a region encoding:
- a CDS encoding HTH domain-containing protein, with the protein MEAAEKILQTMKEAGEPLNAGKIAEMTGLDRKVVDKTMAILKKDGLIESPKRCFWQPKA; encoded by the coding sequence ATGGAAGCGGCCGAAAAGATTCTGCAGACCATGAAAGAAGCAGGAGAACCTCTCAACGCCGGTAAAATCGCCGAGATGACGGGACTTGATCGCAAAGTCGTCGATAAGACGATGGCCATCCTGAAAAAAGACGGCCTCATCGAATCTCCGAAACGCTGTTTCTGGCAGCCCAAGGCCTGA
- a CDS encoding YgiQ family radical SAM protein: MSEKDFLPLSPREIRSRGWDFYDFLLVTGDAYVDHPSFGHALIGRHLESLGYRVALLAQPDWHGPGDFLAYGRPRLAVLVSAGNLDSMLNRYTAAKKRRSRDAYSPGGRGDLRPDRATFAYCQRARQAWPDVPLVIGGIEASLRRFAHYDYWSDSVRRSILVDSGADLLVYGMGELAMGEIARLLAMGVPVDAVADVDGTCRLVSSTDGLWDYVESPSFEAVSESREAFAEAFRIQYEQQDPLRGKTVVQRHGARWLVQHRPARPLTTAELDALYELPYVGTWHPRYDEAGGVPAIEEVRFSLVTHRGCYGGCAFCALTSHQGRIIQSRSEASLLEEARRMTKRPDFKGYIHDVGGPTANFFAPACADQAERGACKGKDCIGWKACNRLVVDHGPFLALLRRLRELPRVKKVFVRSGIRFDYLMADDDGTFLEELCRHHISGQLKVAPEHVSPRVLKTMNKPPRAVFDAFRRAYGAVNEALGKKQYLVPYFLSSHPGSTLEDAVELAEYLRDIDFTPEQVQDFIPTPGSLATAMYYSGLDPMTMRAVHVPRDSREKALQRALLQYRNPKNYDLVREALERTGRKDLIGFGPLCLIRPRPGEVLAGAERGGRRKRRPSSSRGAGPGRKR, translated from the coding sequence GCGAGGGTGGGACTTCTACGATTTTCTTCTCGTCACCGGGGATGCCTACGTCGATCACCCCAGCTTCGGCCATGCCCTCATCGGCCGCCATCTCGAAAGCCTGGGCTATCGCGTGGCCCTTCTGGCCCAGCCCGACTGGCATGGCCCCGGAGATTTTCTCGCCTACGGGAGGCCCCGGCTGGCCGTTCTCGTCTCGGCCGGAAACCTGGATTCCATGCTCAACCGCTACACGGCGGCCAAAAAGCGGCGAAGCCGCGACGCCTATTCGCCGGGAGGGCGCGGCGATCTCCGCCCCGACAGGGCCACCTTCGCCTACTGTCAGCGGGCCCGCCAGGCCTGGCCCGACGTCCCTCTCGTCATCGGCGGAATCGAGGCCAGTCTGAGGCGTTTCGCCCACTACGACTACTGGTCCGACTCTGTGCGGCGCTCGATCCTCGTCGACAGCGGTGCCGATCTTCTCGTCTACGGCATGGGAGAGCTGGCCATGGGAGAGATCGCCCGCCTCCTCGCGATGGGCGTTCCCGTCGATGCCGTCGCCGACGTCGACGGCACCTGTCGCCTCGTCTCCTCCACCGACGGCCTCTGGGACTATGTGGAGTCTCCCTCTTTCGAGGCCGTCTCCGAGAGCCGGGAGGCCTTCGCCGAGGCCTTCCGCATCCAGTACGAACAGCAGGACCCTCTTAGGGGGAAGACCGTCGTCCAGCGTCACGGAGCCCGCTGGCTCGTCCAGCACAGACCGGCCCGCCCTCTGACGACGGCGGAGCTGGATGCCCTCTACGAGCTGCCCTACGTCGGGACCTGGCACCCCCGCTACGACGAGGCCGGTGGCGTTCCGGCCATCGAGGAGGTCCGTTTCAGCCTCGTCACCCACCGAGGCTGCTATGGCGGCTGTGCCTTCTGCGCCCTCACGAGCCACCAGGGCCGGATCATCCAGAGCCGCAGCGAGGCCTCCCTTCTGGAGGAGGCGCGGCGCATGACGAAACGGCCCGACTTCAAAGGCTACATCCACGACGTCGGAGGGCCGACGGCCAACTTTTTCGCCCCCGCCTGCGCAGACCAGGCCGAGAGGGGCGCCTGCAAGGGCAAAGACTGCATCGGCTGGAAGGCCTGCAACCGCCTCGTCGTCGACCACGGGCCCTTCCTGGCCCTTCTCCGTCGGCTGCGGGAGCTGCCGCGGGTGAAAAAGGTCTTCGTCCGGTCGGGCATCCGTTTCGACTACCTCATGGCCGACGACGACGGGACCTTTCTCGAGGAACTCTGCCGCCATCACATCAGCGGTCAGCTCAAGGTGGCGCCGGAGCACGTCTCGCCTCGGGTGCTGAAGACGATGAACAAACCGCCCCGGGCCGTCTTCGATGCCTTCCGCAGGGCCTACGGGGCCGTCAACGAGGCTCTGGGCAAGAAGCAGTATCTCGTCCCCTACTTCCTCTCCAGCCACCCCGGAAGCACCCTCGAAGACGCCGTCGAGCTGGCCGAGTATCTCCGCGACATCGACTTCACGCCCGAGCAGGTCCAGGACTTCATCCCCACGCCGGGCAGCCTGGCAACGGCCATGTACTACAGCGGCCTCGATCCGATGACGATGAGGGCCGTCCACGTTCCCCGAGACAGCCGCGAGAAGGCCCTTCAGCGGGCCCTTCTCCAGTACCGGAACCCGAAAAACTACGACCTCGTCCGCGAGGCCCTGGAGCGAACGGGTCGGAAGGATCTCATCGGCTTCGGTCCCCTCTGTCTCATCCGCCCCCGCCCCGGCGAGGTCCTTGCGGGGGCCGAAAGGGGCGGACGCCGTAAGAGAAGGCCCTCCTCTTCGAGGGGGGCCGGGCCGGGTCGGAAACGTTGA
- a CDS encoding TRAP transporter large permease, whose product MEIGVLLLVGMIVLIALSVPVAFAIGIASMSAIIMGHFQLIIIPQKIFAGLDSFPMLAIPFFVLAGNLMTAGGINDKIMRFATAVAGWMRGSLGIITVVASAIFSSISGSGTATVTAIGGITIPAMKKEGYPASFAAAIAGSSSILGPLIPPSIILIVYGSSVQSSIKDLFLAAVIPGLMLTTGFIVYTYFMARRLNLPVSEKLSVPVILRETRKSIWALLMPVIILGGIFGGVFTPTEAAAVSAVYAFVVGVFVYRNIRIGQVGRIFYESCITSTIMLFLVGCSKVSSWVLAVAKVPEAISQGLLSVTSSPVLLLLLINVFLLVVGMFMEANVAVVIFTPILLPIALACGLSVVQFGVVMCLNLCIGLVTPPVGLCALLGNGIAEARLEETLRASIAFMAVGLAVLLLTTYVPALTLWLPAAMR is encoded by the coding sequence ATGGAGATCGGTGTTCTCCTGCTCGTGGGGATGATCGTCCTCATCGCGCTCAGCGTGCCCGTCGCTTTCGCCATAGGAATCGCCTCCATGAGCGCCATCATCATGGGCCATTTCCAGCTGATCATCATTCCTCAGAAAATTTTCGCCGGTCTCGATTCCTTTCCCATGCTGGCGATTCCCTTTTTCGTCCTTGCCGGCAATCTGATGACGGCCGGCGGCATCAACGACAAGATCATGCGTTTCGCCACGGCCGTCGCCGGCTGGATGCGGGGCAGTCTGGGCATCATCACCGTCGTGGCCTCGGCCATCTTTTCCTCCATATCCGGGTCGGGCACGGCCACGGTGACGGCCATCGGCGGCATCACGATTCCGGCCATGAAAAAGGAGGGCTATCCCGCCTCCTTCGCCGCCGCCATCGCCGGAAGCTCTTCCATACTGGGTCCCCTCATCCCGCCCAGCATCATCCTCATCGTCTACGGCAGCTCCGTCCAGAGCTCCATCAAGGATCTCTTCCTCGCCGCCGTCATTCCCGGCCTGATGCTGACGACGGGATTCATCGTCTACACCTATTTCATGGCGAGAAGGCTCAACCTCCCCGTGAGCGAAAAGCTGAGCGTGCCTGTCATCCTCAGGGAGACGCGCAAGAGCATCTGGGCCCTCCTGATGCCCGTCATCATCCTCGGCGGCATTTTCGGGGGCGTCTTCACGCCGACGGAGGCGGCGGCCGTCTCGGCCGTCTATGCCTTCGTCGTCGGCGTCTTCGTCTATCGGAACATCCGCATCGGTCAGGTCGGACGGATTTTCTACGAAAGCTGCATCACTTCGACGATCATGCTCTTTCTGGTCGGATGCTCCAAGGTGTCGAGCTGGGTCCTGGCCGTCGCCAAGGTCCCCGAGGCCATCTCTCAGGGCCTTCTCTCCGTCACGAGCAGCCCCGTCCTGCTCCTTCTCCTGATCAACGTCTTCCTCCTCGTCGTGGGAATGTTCATGGAGGCCAACGTGGCCGTCGTCATCTTCACGCCCATCCTTCTGCCCATCGCCCTGGCCTGCGGACTTTCCGTCGTCCAGTTCGGCGTCGTCATGTGTCTCAATCTCTGCATCGGCCTCGTGACGCCTCCGGTGGGGCTCTGCGCCCTTCTGGGCAACGGAATCGCCGAGGCCAGACTGGAGGAGACGCTCCGGGCCTCGATCGCCTTCATGGCCGTTGGGCTGGCCGTGCTCCTGCTGACAACCTACGTCCCGGCCCTGACGCTCTGGCTGCCCGCCGCCATGCGATGA
- a CDS encoding class I fructose-bisphosphate aldolase, which translates to MIEAIRRHLGLRADYLLEHKAKFPADPLHLPGRDFVGRVLAPSNRPVSVLRNMQLLFDRGRLAGTGYLSILPVDQGIEHGAGAAFAPNPIYFDPGKIVELALEGGCNAVASTPGALAAVARRYAHRIPFIVKINHNELLSYPNSYDEILFGDVDQAFEMGAVAVGATIYFGSVESRRQIREIGQAFRHAHRLGLVTILWAYLRNSAFETHEADYHLAADLTGQANYLSVTLEADIVKQKLPLNNGGFRALRFGKTDEKVYSELSSDHPIDLTRYQLINCHMGRAGLINSGGASSGEDDLAEAVATAVINKRAGGMGLISGRKAFQRPMKEGVALLQAIQDVYLCDEVTLA; encoded by the coding sequence ATGATCGAAGCCATCAGGCGTCACCTCGGCCTCCGGGCCGACTATCTGCTGGAGCATAAGGCCAAATTTCCCGCCGATCCGCTCCATCTGCCCGGGAGGGACTTCGTCGGGCGCGTCCTCGCCCCCTCGAACCGCCCCGTTTCCGTCCTCCGCAACATGCAGCTTCTCTTCGACAGGGGGCGCCTGGCCGGCACGGGCTATCTCTCCATCCTCCCCGTCGATCAGGGGATCGAACATGGGGCGGGTGCCGCCTTCGCCCCCAATCCGATCTACTTCGACCCGGGAAAAATCGTCGAGCTCGCCCTGGAGGGAGGCTGCAACGCCGTCGCCTCCACCCCCGGCGCCCTGGCCGCCGTGGCCCGTCGCTATGCCCACCGCATCCCCTTCATCGTCAAGATCAACCACAACGAGCTGCTCTCCTATCCCAACAGTTACGACGAGATTCTCTTCGGCGACGTGGATCAGGCCTTCGAAATGGGAGCCGTCGCCGTCGGGGCCACCATCTATTTCGGGTCGGTCGAAAGCCGCAGGCAGATACGGGAAATCGGCCAGGCCTTCCGTCATGCCCACAGACTGGGACTCGTGACGATTCTCTGGGCCTATCTGCGCAACAGCGCCTTCGAGACGCACGAGGCCGATTATCACCTGGCCGCGGACCTGACGGGCCAGGCCAATTACCTCTCGGTCACTCTCGAGGCCGACATCGTCAAGCAGAAGCTCCCTCTCAACAACGGCGGTTTCCGGGCCCTTCGCTTCGGCAAGACGGACGAGAAAGTCTACAGCGAGCTCTCGTCGGATCATCCCATCGATCTCACCCGCTACCAGCTCATCAACTGCCACATGGGTCGGGCCGGGCTGATCAATTCCGGCGGCGCCTCCTCGGGAGAAGATGATCTGGCCGAGGCCGTCGCCACCGCCGTCATCAACAAGAGAGCCGGAGGCATGGGGCTCATCTCGGGACGCAAGGCCTTCCAGCGTCCCATGAAAGAGGGGGTGGCCCTGCTCCAGGCCATTCAGGACGTCTACCTCTGCGACGAGGTCACCCTGGCCTGA
- a CDS encoding TRAP transporter small permease — MHRMTKVFDVGEKLINGIISVLLMLMTIVIFYQVVLRYAFQAANIWAEEFARYAFIWVVLLGSASAMRNSKHIKIDFLVDGFSDRSKWVLNNFVCLAMGSFLFCLAVYGFKIALKTGNQLSAGLHVPMSFMYMSIPVGAVLMLLALVERLLEINVKSPSTGLAE, encoded by the coding sequence ATGCACAGGATGACGAAGGTTTTTGATGTCGGAGAAAAGCTGATCAATGGAATAATTTCCGTTTTGCTGATGCTGATGACGATCGTCATCTTCTACCAGGTCGTCTTGAGGTACGCATTCCAAGCCGCCAACATATGGGCTGAAGAGTTCGCCCGATATGCCTTCATATGGGTGGTGCTGCTTGGGTCGGCAAGTGCCATGAGAAATTCCAAACACATCAAGATCGATTTTCTTGTCGACGGGTTTTCAGATAGATCGAAATGGGTCCTGAATAATTTCGTCTGTCTGGCTATGGGGTCATTCCTTTTTTGTCTGGCCGTATACGGGTTCAAGATCGCCCTTAAGACGGGCAATCAGCTCTCGGCGGGTCTGCACGTTCCCATGTCGTTCATGTACATGAGCATCCCTGTCGGTGCCGTTCTGATGCTTCTCGCCCTCGTCGAAAGGCTTCTGGAAATCAACGTCAAGAGCCCTTCGACCGGTCTGGCGGAATAG
- a CDS encoding TRAP transporter substrate-binding protein yields the protein MRKILVALTGLALAAAFLSWGLFPSEVSVAEAADGAIVMRLAHINAETDPKHKEALKFKELVEEKTGGRVKIEVYGAGVLGDVREVIEGLQLGTNEVVIEGFGTIASYTRLSLLDLIPFMFRDRAHFDNMWNGEMGEKLLAEAGEKAGMELFGPSYRGVRVVTSTKRFTDVDGMKGLKIRVPADDMSVKTWQALGATPTPMAMSEVLTGIQQGVVEAQENPPILSYNFGLADACKYLIRTNHRWSADVFMMNKGYFEKLPEDIRQAIIDAGNEAAAYASRLITDGEGECFTKWADAGAEIIDPEIDGFREATKTIVEDNFPDLVEWVDKIKSVQ from the coding sequence ATGAGAAAAATTCTGGTGGCTCTGACCGGTCTGGCTCTGGCGGCGGCGTTTCTCTCGTGGGGTCTGTTCCCGTCGGAGGTTTCCGTCGCGGAGGCCGCAGACGGCGCGATCGTCATGCGTCTCGCTCACATCAACGCCGAGACCGATCCCAAGCACAAGGAGGCCCTGAAGTTCAAGGAACTCGTCGAGGAGAAGACGGGCGGCAGGGTGAAAATCGAGGTTTACGGCGCCGGCGTCCTCGGCGATGTCCGCGAGGTCATCGAGGGGCTTCAGCTGGGGACGAACGAGGTCGTCATCGAAGGGTTCGGGACGATCGCCTCCTACACCCGTCTCTCCCTTCTCGACCTCATCCCCTTCATGTTCCGCGACAGGGCTCACTTCGACAACATGTGGAACGGCGAGATGGGTGAAAAACTCCTCGCCGAGGCCGGAGAGAAGGCCGGAATGGAGCTCTTCGGTCCCTCCTACCGGGGCGTCCGCGTCGTTACGTCGACGAAGCGCTTCACCGATGTGGACGGGATGAAAGGCCTCAAGATCCGCGTACCCGCCGACGACATGAGCGTCAAGACCTGGCAGGCCCTGGGGGCCACCCCGACGCCCATGGCCATGAGCGAGGTCCTGACGGGCATCCAGCAGGGCGTCGTCGAGGCCCAGGAGAACCCTCCCATTCTTTCCTACAACTTCGGCCTGGCCGATGCCTGCAAATACCTCATCAGGACCAATCATCGCTGGAGTGCCGACGTTTTCATGATGAACAAGGGCTATTTCGAGAAACTTCCGGAAGATATCCGTCAGGCCATCATCGATGCCGGAAACGAGGCCGCCGCCTATGCGAGCCGGCTCATCACCGACGGCGAGGGCGAATGTTTCACGAAATGGGCGGACGCCGGAGCGGAGATTATCGATCCCGAGATCGACGGCTTCCGCGAGGCCACGAAGACGATCGTCGAGGACAATTTCCCCGATCTGGTCGAATGGGTCGATAAGATCAAATCGGTGCAGTAA
- a CDS encoding NAD(P)-dependent oxidoreductase, producing the protein MVKVLEPGKSRIGFIGTGVMGLSMARNLMRAGYGLTVHNRTEHRARPLLDEGASWAPTPSDAAAGSDAVITIVGFPRDVESVYLGEEGILKGAVAGTLLIDMTTSSPLLAKRLYDEARARGMSMLDAPVSGGDRGAREGTLSIMAGGDEEAFGAALPLFRAMGGNVVLQGGAGAGQHTKMANQITIASGMIGVCEALAYAERAGLDPFRVLDSIAGGAAGSWSLSNYGPRILKGDFQPGFYIKHFVKDMELAAQSAREMALDAPGLDLALRLYRELLDKGWGEEGTQALFRLFREDLRP; encoded by the coding sequence TTGGTCAAGGTCCTCGAACCGGGCAAAAGCCGTATCGGGTTTATCGGAACGGGCGTCATGGGGCTCTCCATGGCCCGCAACCTGATGAGGGCCGGCTACGGGCTCACCGTCCATAACCGCACCGAACATAGGGCACGCCCTCTGCTCGACGAGGGGGCATCCTGGGCCCCGACGCCGTCCGATGCCGCCGCCGGAAGCGACGCCGTCATCACCATCGTCGGATTCCCCCGCGACGTCGAATCGGTCTATCTCGGCGAAGAGGGGATCCTGAAGGGCGCCGTGGCGGGGACGCTCCTCATCGACATGACCACGTCCAGCCCCCTTCTGGCGAAAAGGCTCTACGACGAGGCCAGGGCACGAGGGATGTCCATGCTCGACGCTCCCGTCTCGGGCGGAGACAGGGGCGCCCGGGAGGGAACCCTCTCCATCATGGCCGGCGGCGACGAGGAAGCCTTCGGGGCCGCACTGCCCCTCTTTAGGGCCATGGGCGGGAACGTCGTCCTTCAGGGAGGGGCGGGAGCGGGCCAACACACCAAAATGGCCAACCAGATCACCATCGCCTCAGGCATGATCGGCGTCTGCGAGGCCCTGGCCTACGCCGAAAGGGCGGGGCTCGATCCCTTCCGCGTCCTCGACTCCATTGCCGGAGGGGCGGCCGGGAGCTGGTCCCTCTCCAACTACGGCCCCAGGATCCTCAAGGGCGATTTCCAGCCCGGCTTCTATATAAAGCACTTCGTCAAGGACATGGAGCTGGCCGCCCAGTCGGCCCGCGAGATGGCTCTCGACGCTCCGGGACTGGATCTGGCCCTCAGGCTCTACAGGGAACTCCTCGATAAAGGCTGGGGAGAAGAGGGGACACAGGCCCTTTTCCGGCTCTTCCGGGAGGACCTTCGGCCCTGA
- a CDS encoding GntR family transcriptional regulator, protein MKTEEAKEGLKAGDVDPKVIRPALARREASRPDIQEFAKTSLAGLVADRIRSDIYSGRYLPGQKLIVRELSEAMGISHTPVKDALTRLIAEGYVESSPRKSMVVRRFTNDDLIENLGVRLMCEVFYAREVIGGAGEDGELIGDLLQAWEGMNRVLSDPDRLDYEAWVREEAYFHQRYMSVCRNSKLVSVYQDLDSNKFTFFAYLNNNQMPLTRKNFELNQVEHREIIDALAALDERRFVRAVKTHVIRACEDYAIDASSRGKIEHMKALAESFGN, encoded by the coding sequence ATGAAGACTGAAGAGGCGAAGGAAGGTCTGAAGGCCGGAGACGTCGATCCCAAGGTGATTCGCCCCGCCCTCGCGAGGAGGGAGGCCTCCCGCCCCGACATTCAGGAATTCGCGAAGACATCCCTGGCCGGTCTGGTGGCCGACAGGATCCGCTCCGACATCTATTCCGGCCGGTATCTCCCGGGCCAGAAACTGATCGTCCGGGAGCTTTCCGAGGCCATGGGCATCAGCCACACGCCCGTCAAAGATGCCCTGACCCGCCTCATCGCCGAGGGTTACGTCGAATCCTCTCCGCGGAAGAGCATGGTCGTCCGCAGGTTCACCAATGATGACCTGATCGAAAATCTCGGCGTCCGTCTGATGTGCGAGGTCTTTTACGCACGGGAAGTGATCGGGGGGGCCGGAGAGGACGGCGAACTCATCGGAGATCTGTTGCAGGCCTGGGAGGGAATGAACCGCGTTCTCTCCGATCCCGATCGCCTCGACTATGAGGCGTGGGTTCGGGAAGAGGCCTATTTCCATCAGCGGTATATGTCGGTCTGTCGTAACTCCAAACTTGTCTCGGTCTATCAGGATCTTGATTCCAATAAATTCACGTTTTTCGCCTATCTCAATAACAATCAGATGCCTTTGACTCGGAAGAACTTCGAGCTCAATCAGGTGGAACACAGGGAGATCATCGATGCCCTTGCGGCTCTCGACGAGCGGAGGTTTGTCCGGGCCGTCAAAACACATGTGATCCGGGCTTGCGAGGACTATGCCATCGATGCCTCTTCCAGAGGGAAGATCGAGCACATGAAAGCTCTGGCCGAAAGCTTCGGGAATTAG